The genomic DNA TAATTTATATTTAGATATTAGCCGTCATGCCATCAATATGGCTAATAAAATGAAAAAAGGATTCCTAGAAAAAGGCTATCAACTTTACTTCGATTCACCTACCAATCAACAATTCTTCGTGCTTAGTGAAGAAAAAATTAATGAATTGAAACAAAAAGTGAAGTTCGCGATTTGGGAGAAATATGATGATAATCATCGTGTCGTACGATTTGCGACAAGTTGGGCTACTACCGAAGAAAATGTAGATAAGTTATTAGAGTTAATTTAACATCTGAAAAGAGCCTGGGACATAATTCCTAGCAAAATAGCCAGTAAATGAGTTTTTATAAATTCATTTACTGGCTTCTTTTTTACAATACTTCGTATTGTTGGCTCGCTTTCTTAGGGGACAGCTTCAGCCTGTAGTCTTCAGCTTGTCCTGTTCCGTCAAGAGTCTCGCCAAAATACTTTGTATATATATGTAATTTTACATCGAAATACTTTAAAAAAATAAGGCCCTTTCGTATAATTTAATAAACATCACTAAACTAAATTAACGAGGTGCCTTTTGTATAAAGATTATAACATGACTCAACTTACTCTACCAATGGAAACTTCAGTTCTTTTCCCCACAAATGATATTTCACGACATGTAAATGATATTGTTGAAACAATCCCTAAGACTGAATTCGATGAATTCAGACATCATCGTGGTGCAACATCATACCATTCAAAAATGATGTTAAAAGTAATTCTATACGCCTACACACAATCTGTGTTTTCAGGGCGCAAGATAGAAAAATTACTTAATGACAGCATCCGAATGATGTGGCTATCACAATATCAAAAGCCTTCTTATAAAACGATTAATCGATTTAGAGTAAATCCAAAAGTAGATGCTTTATTAGAATCATTATTTATTCAATTTCATAGTCAGTGTTTGAAACAAAATCTTATAGATAATCAGGCCATTTTTATTGATGGCACGAAAGTTGAGGCGAATGCTAATCGATATACATTTGTATGGAAAAAGAGTATTCAAAATCATGAGTCAAGGATGAATGAAGATTCTAAAGCACTCTATCATGAATTGGTGACAAATAAAATCATACCTGAGATTAAAACAGATCACGATAATGACTTAACAAAAGAAGAAATAGATTTGATTGGTAGTCATTTAGATAAAAAATCGAAGATTTAAACCAACATATTGATAATGAAAAATGTACTAAAATAAGAAAACAAATACGGCTTAAAAGAACTAAAATTAAAAAATACAAAAAAACAAATTAATGATTACTCTGAGCGAAAGCATAGATATGAAGTCCAAAAATCTATTTTAAAAAATAGAAATAGTTATTCTAAAACAGACAATGATGCCACATTTATGAAAATGAAAGAAGATCATATGAAAAACGGACAACTCAAGCCAGGGTATAATTTACAAATAGCGACAAATTCTCAATTTGTTTTATCTTATAACGTGTATCAAAATCCCACTGATACAAGAACGATGATACCATTTTTAAATTCAATTCTAGAGACCTACGGTCATTTATCTGAATATTTTGTAGCTGACGCAGGTTATGGTAGCGAATCAAATTATATGACAATTATAGATAATTTTAATCTAACGCCACTCATAACTTATGGAATGTTTATAAAAGATAAAACTAAAAAATATAAAAGTGACATCTTTAATACTCAAAATTGGGATTATGACGAAATTAACGATGAATTCATTTGTCCGAACAATAAAAGACTAGGATTCAAAAGATATGCCTATCGCCATGATAAGTATGGTTTTAAACGAGACTTTAAATTATATGAATGTGATGATTGTTCAGAATGTCCGTTGAAACACCAATGTATGAACTTCAATTCAAAAACAAATAAAAAAATAATGAAGAATTATAATTGGGAATTTTTTAAAGCCCAAATTAATAAAAAGCTTTCAGAACCAAAAACAAAAACCATCTACAGTCAAAGAAAAATTGATGTGGAACCTGTTTTTGGATTTATGAAGGCTATTTTGGGTTTCACTCGAATGTCTGTTCGAGGGATAAACAAAGCCAAAAGAGAACTAGGATTTGTGCTAATGGCACTTAATATAAGAAAAGTAACAGCTCAACGAGCTGAAAATAATCAAAAAATTTATAAAAAAGGCAATTTCTATTTTATTTCAATAGAAATTGTCTTTATTTACTTATCCTGGAACTTTATGTCCCGGCCTCTTTTAATGAAATTTATAATAAATACCGGCTATAATTACAATTAATCCAAAGAGTGCTATAATTTTTTCTTTTTTAGATGGTTCTCGTTTTTCTATAGTGACTTTAATATTAAATTCCACTTTTTTATTCTCCTTATAAAAATTTAAGCAATCATGTTAATCACATTCACTACCACGTTAATATTGAATTTTAACTAGTATAATACAATATTATACTTTGTTTTATTAACTTAGTCACCTATAGTTTAAAGTACTGCCCTTTATCATACGCCTATTCTATTAATAACTTTTTGATAAGCTTCAAGCACTTGTGGATAAAGATATATTACTCTAGATCCAATCCGGCGAGTTACTTCGACTATTTCAGGTTCACAAACTATTTTATTTTGAAGTGTTGATTTACTTAATCCTGTTAAAGTTACTAAATCTTTAATACCTACTGAAGCATATTGTCTCTTATAATTTTGCAATAGATTCTCTAGTTTATCTTCAATCAATTTATTCATAAACTTTTCATCAATATGGATTGTTATGTTACCCATGTTGTCTCACTCCATCTATTCTAAATTAATATTTATGGTTCTAAACTTAATTTATAAAGCTAGATATTAAAGCAAGTAACGCTAATATAAATATCCCCTATCGTTAAATATAGAGATATTTGGTCCCTGTTGATTTTCATAAATTTAAACACTACTTTTATTTCTTAAAAAAATTAACCATAGCTAACAATAAAGTAACTACATTAATATAAAAAGTTAACTTTCTTCTCAAATCTCTACTCATAGTGCATCTCCTTACTAAATACTTAATTAAGTACGATATCTACTTGTATTGGTAAACTATATAGTTGTTCAGCTTGCATTCATTTAATTTGTTATATTATATAATTTTTATCACATTTTAATCAAGTCTATTATAGAATGTACAAAGCGACTTCAAATTTAATTCTCAAAAATTCTTTCGCTTTGGAATAATATATTATAAAATTTTTTTGTTGTCGACCAAATGTCGACCAACTCTCCTATTTATTATTAAGTGGTCGACAAAAATAGCTTTTCAAACACAAAAAAGAAGCTAAGGCACAATGCCTTAACTCCTTATACCACTAAGTCTTTCCCCGATTTGCTTAGCGAATTAATATTGTTTCATGTATTGATCGCGTTCCCATTCAGAAACTTGAGTTCTATAATAATCCCATTCAATTGATTTAGAGTTAATAAATTGATTGTAAATGTGATTACCTAATGCTTTTTTAACTGTTTCGTTTTCACGCATAGCTTTTAAAGCAGTGTAAAGTGTTGAAGGTAGGTCTTGGATGCCTACAGCTTCACGTTCTTCACGGTTCATTTCATAAATATTTTGGTTGACTGGTTCTGGGACTTTAGTTTTGTTCTTAATTCCATCTAAACCAGCTTGTAGGATTGTTGCTAATGCCATGTAAGGGTTAGCAGCTGGGTCAACCGAACGTACTTCGATACGAGTTGATAATCCTCTTGAAGATGGCACACGTACTAATGGTGAACGGTTTTTACCACTCCAAGCGATATAACAAGGTGCTTCGTAACCAGGAACTAAACGTTTATAAGAGTTTACTAATGGGTTACACACAGCTGTGAATCCACGTGCATTATTTAAGATACCTGCAGTAAAGTGATAAGCATCTTCAGTTAATTGCATATCGCCTTTAGGATCGAAGAATGCATTTTCTTTACCTTTGAATAATGATACGTTGAAGTGCATACCGCTTCCGTTAACACCAAATAATGGTTTAGGCATGAATGTCGCGTGTAAGTTATGTTTACGTGCAATTGTTTTTACAACTAATTTAAATGTTTGGATGTTGTCACAAGCTGTAATAGCATCTGCATATTTAAAGTCAATTTCGTGTTGACCAGGCGCTACTTCGTGGTGACTTGCTTCGATATCGAATCCCATATCTTCAAGTTCTAATACGATATCACGACGGCAATTTTCACCTAAGTCAGTTGGTGCTAAGTCGAAGTATCCACCATCATCATTTAATTCTAATGTTGGTTCGCCTTTTTCATCTAATTTGAATAAGAAGAATTCTGGTTCAGGCCCTAGGTTGAAGTCTGTGTATCCCATATCTTCCATTTCTTTTAAGACACGTTTTAAGTTGTTACGTGGGTCACCAGCAAATGGTTCACCTTCTGTAGTGTAAACATCACAGATTAAACGAGCCACTTTACCTTGTCCAGCTGTCCATGGGAAGATAACCCATGTGTCTAAATCTGGGCATAAGTACATATCAGATTCTTCGATACGTACGAAACCTTCGATTGATGATCCATCAAACATCATTTCATTATCTAATACTTTTTCTAATTGGCTTACTGGTACTTCAACGTTTTTGATTGTACCTAAGATATCTGTAAATTGTAATCTTAAATATCTAACGTTTTCTTCTTTTGCAAACTTACGAATGTCATCTTTACTAAATGTACGTTTAGGCATGGTAGAAATCCTCCAAATATTTATTTAATAAACCGTGATAAGTCGCCACGATTTATTGGCAAAGCTTCACCGTGTGGTTTCTGCGTTGCGTCTACAATCATTCTTTTTCTAGTTTGTTGTTCATCTTCAGTTAAATGTCCTTGGTCGTCTGTAATAATTTGTTTGATTCCTTTAAGATTAAATCCTTTTTCAATTAAAGACTTAATTTCAAGTAATCTCTCCAAATCATTCATCGAGAACAATCTCTTGTTTCCCTCAGTACGCTCAGGCATTACAAGTTCATGTGTTTCATAGTAGCGGATTTGTCTTGCAGTGAGTTCTGTTAATTTACAAACAACACTCATAGAGAACACGGCCATATTACGTCTCAATTTATCGTTAGACATTTATAACCTCACCTCTACTTTTGAACTTGTATATAATTTAGCATAGTTTATGCACTATTACAAAAATATGTTAGGTTTTCTAACATATAATTTACTTCACACTATTACCAATTGGTTATAAGCTACTTTTCAAATTAAAAAACTTCCACTGCCATTTTTTCAAAGTATCTAAATCAAATCTTGTTCATTTAAATATTGTACAGCACGCGTAACTGCTAATTTGACATGTTCATAAGTTAATCCACCTTGAACATATGCTTCATACGGTGGACGAATCGGACCGTCTGCAGATAATTCGATTGAAGAACCTTGCACAAAAGTACCTGCTGCCATAATAACGTCATCTTCATATCCAGGCATATAGCTTGGTTCCGGACTGAAATGTGCATTAATTGGTGACGCATGTTGAATACTTTGACAAAAAGCAATCATTTGTTCTTTTGTATCAAATTGGACAGTTTGAATTAAATCCGTTCGTTTCGCATTGAATTTAGGCACTGTTCTCATGTTCATCTTTTCAAGTAGTAAACTTGTAAACAAAGCACCTTTCAAACTTTGACTTACCACATGTGGTGCCAGGAAGAAACCTTGATACATCTCTTGTAATGAATTCAGTGACGCACCCGCTTCTTTCCCAATACCGGGTGCTGTTAAACGATAACCACATCGTTCAATTAAATCTTGTCTTCCAGCAATGTATCCACCAATTTTAGCTAATCCACCACCAGGATTTTTGATTAATGAGCCAGCGATTAAGTCCGCACCTACTTCAATCGGTTCACGTTGTTCCACAAACTCTCCATAACAATTATCGACAAAGATAATCACATGTGGATTTTGTTGTTTAATTACTGAAATCGCTTGCTCAATTTCGTCAATAGTAATCGAAGGACGTTGGTCATATCCTTTGGAACGTTGAATTGCTACCACTTTAGTTTTATCATTAATTGCATTTAAAACTGCTGACGTATCAATTTGTCCTTCTTTCAACGCTACTTCGTTATAGGTCACGCCGTGTTCTTTTAAACTTTCAATACCGTTACCATTTACCCCGATAACTTCGAGTAAAGTATCATAAGGACTTCCCGTGATATAAAGTAACTCATCGCCGTATTTGAGCGTACTTTGAAGCGCTAATGTAATGGCATGTGTACCTGAAATAATTTGTGGACGCACAATCGCATCTTCAGCTTTAAATGTATGAGCATAAATTTCCTCTAAATGATCTCGTCCATAATCATCATAGCCATATCCTGTTGTTCCAGTTAAATCGCTTTCTGTTGCTTTCACATGGTGAAATGCATCCAGAACTTTTTCTTGATTAATATAAGCAGTTTTTTCAATTTCTTTAAAATATGGCACTAAGGTTGCTTCAACCTCATCTATAATTTTATTAATATCTGACATGCTTTCTGACTTCCTTTTACTCTTTTTTATAACCTTTGATAATGTAGTCTTCATTTTCAGGATTAAAATCCATCGTCTCAATTAACGTATGCTGCTTTAAGAAATATAATCTGTCCGCTTCTGTACTTGGCACTGTCTCTTCGTAATATGTTAATGCAGACTTAATTTGATTAATCATTAAATCTTTAACTTTCGATTTATCTTCATTATCACGACTAGATACAAATACGGATGGTGACTGTGAAACAGGCTCATCTGCAGTATCGTCGCATTGATCTTTCTTATTGAAAATGACTGCCTCCGGAATTTGATCCATATCTAAATCTTTAACAATGCGATTTACCGTATCATATTGAGAACGATACTCTGGATGACTCGCATCTACCACATGTAATAATAAATCCGCGCCTTTTGCTTCTTCTAATGTTGATTTAAAAGCTGCAATTAAAGTCGTAGGTAACTTTTGTATAAAACCAACCGTATCAGAAATAATTAGATTAAAACCATTGTTAATTTGAATTTGGCGTGTTTTAGGATCTAAGGTAGCAAAGAGTAAATCTTTCTCGAATGTTTCATCTCCAGACAAAACATTGAACCATGAAGATTTGCCAGCATTTGTATAACCTATTAATGCTATTTGGAATACTTGATTTTGTTCACGTTTGCTACGATAACGTTCACGATGTTCAACCACTGTTTGTAATTGATGTTTAATTTCGTTCATTCGAGTACGAATGTGTCGGCGATCCATTTCTAATTTCGTTTCACCAGGACCACGTGTACCTATACCGCCACCTAATCGAGATAAGCTTTTACCGTGTCCTTGAAGTCTAGGAAGTAAATAATCTAGTTGTGCTAGTTCGACTTGTAATTTACCTTCTCTACTTTTTGCTCTTAACGCGAAAATTTCTAATATCAATTGGGTTCTATCAATAATTTTTATGCCCAAATTATCATTTAATGTTTTTGATTGTGCGGTAGTTAACTCATCATTGGTAACTACAACATCTATGTCATGAAATTCTATAAAAGCTTTTAATTCATCAATTTTACCTTTACCTACATAATACTTATGATCAACTTGTTCTCTGTTTTGCGTAACTTGACCTTTGACCTCAAGCTGACAAGTCAGAGAAAGTGCTTTTAATTCTTCCATAGTAGAATCAAAATTAAATTCATTATCTTTTTGAGCATGTACACCGACTAATACAGCAGTTTCTAAACTTTTCTTTGTATCGTGTGTGATTTGCTGAGTCATGTTATACATCTCCTTCTTAAACGTTTCTCAAATATTCTATCACAGTGTTTATTCAAAGACTATATAGGCAAATTATGTTAAATTATAAATAACTTGAAAGGGTGATATTATGGAAAATATTTATGATTTTGTAGTTCAAAAATCTAATGGTGAAGATTATAAATTAGAAGATTACAAAGGCAAAGTAATGCTAATTGTTAACACTGCTAGTGAATGTGGCTTCACGCCACAATTTGAAGGTTTACAAGCATTATACGATAAATATAAAGAGCAAGGATTTATTGTTTTAGGATTTCCATGCAACCAATTTGGAGGTCAAGAACCTGGTTCAGGTGCTGAAGCAAATCAAAATTGCAAAATTAACTATGGTGTTACATTCCCTATCCATGAAAAAGTGGATGTTAAAGGAGAAAATCAACATCCTTTATTCCGTTATTTAACAGACGCAGCTAAAGGTATGTTAAATGAAAAAATCAAATGGAATTTCACTAAATTCTTAGTTGATCGTGACGGAAACGTTGTAGGACGATTCTCACCTCAGAAAAAACCAGCGCAATTAGAAAAAGACATCGAAAAACTACTATAATTATCTTTAATATCATAAAAAAAGACCTCATTACAGAGTACATTTTAATTCTTGTAACTCTATAATGAGGCTTTTTATTACAAACATTCCTCTATTTGTTCAAAAGTGCTTG from Staphylococcus taiwanensis includes the following:
- a CDS encoding methionine gamma-lyase family protein yields the protein MSDINKIIDEVEATLVPYFKEIEKTAYINQEKVLDAFHHVKATESDLTGTTGYGYDDYGRDHLEEIYAHTFKAEDAIVRPQIISGTHAITLALQSTLKYGDELLYITGSPYDTLLEVIGVNGNGIESLKEHGVTYNEVALKEGQIDTSAVLNAINDKTKVVAIQRSKGYDQRPSITIDEIEQAISVIKQQNPHVIIFVDNCYGEFVEQREPIEVGADLIAGSLIKNPGGGLAKIGGYIAGRQDLIERCGYRLTAPGIGKEAGASLNSLQEMYQGFFLAPHVVSQSLKGALFTSLLLEKMNMRTVPKFNAKRTDLIQTVQFDTKEQMIAFCQSIQHASPINAHFSPEPSYMPGYEDDVIMAAGTFVQGSSIELSADGPIRPPYEAYVQGGLTYEHVKLAVTRAVQYLNEQDLI
- the hflX gene encoding GTPase HflX gives rise to the protein MTQQITHDTKKSLETAVLVGVHAQKDNEFNFDSTMEELKALSLTCQLEVKGQVTQNREQVDHKYYVGKGKIDELKAFIEFHDIDVVVTNDELTTAQSKTLNDNLGIKIIDRTQLILEIFALRAKSREGKLQVELAQLDYLLPRLQGHGKSLSRLGGGIGTRGPGETKLEMDRRHIRTRMNEIKHQLQTVVEHRERYRSKREQNQVFQIALIGYTNAGKSSWFNVLSGDETFEKDLLFATLDPKTRQIQINNGFNLIISDTVGFIQKLPTTLIAAFKSTLEEAKGADLLLHVVDASHPEYRSQYDTVNRIVKDLDMDQIPEAVIFNKKDQCDDTADEPVSQSPSVFVSSRDNEDKSKVKDLMINQIKSALTYYEETVPSTEADRLYFLKQHTLIETMDFNPENEDYIIKGYKKE
- a CDS encoding MerR family transcriptional regulator produces the protein MSNDKLRRNMAVFSMSVVCKLTELTARQIRYYETHELVMPERTEGNKRLFSMNDLERLLEIKSLIEKGFNLKGIKQIITDDQGHLTEDEQQTRKRMIVDATQKPHGEALPINRGDLSRFIK
- a CDS encoding glutathione peroxidase, giving the protein MENIYDFVVQKSNGEDYKLEDYKGKVMLIVNTASECGFTPQFEGLQALYDKYKEQGFIVLGFPCNQFGGQEPGSGAEANQNCKINYGVTFPIHEKVDVKGENQHPLFRYLTDAAKGMLNEKIKWNFTKFLVDRDGNVVGRFSPQKKPAQLEKDIEKLL
- the glnA gene encoding type I glutamate--ammonia ligase, whose amino-acid sequence is MPKRTFSKDDIRKFAKEENVRYLRLQFTDILGTIKNVEVPVSQLEKVLDNEMMFDGSSIEGFVRIEESDMYLCPDLDTWVIFPWTAGQGKVARLICDVYTTEGEPFAGDPRNNLKRVLKEMEDMGYTDFNLGPEPEFFLFKLDEKGEPTLELNDDGGYFDLAPTDLGENCRRDIVLELEDMGFDIEASHHEVAPGQHEIDFKYADAITACDNIQTFKLVVKTIARKHNLHATFMPKPLFGVNGSGMHFNVSLFKGKENAFFDPKGDMQLTEDAYHFTAGILNNARGFTAVCNPLVNSYKRLVPGYEAPCYIAWSGKNRSPLVRVPSSRGLSTRIEVRSVDPAANPYMALATILQAGLDGIKNKTKVPEPVNQNIYEMNREEREAVGIQDLPSTLYTALKAMRENETVKKALGNHIYNQFINSKSIEWDYYRTQVSEWERDQYMKQY